Proteins encoded together in one Candidatus Methylomirabilis lanthanidiphila window:
- a CDS encoding S-adenosylmethionine synthetase — protein MKADFMFTSESVTEGHPDKLCDQISDAVVDHILQRDPCSRVIAECAVSTAIVFIAARFSTNASIDFANIARQVINQVGYVEHSFTAKTCSILTSLKELPVEESDVFDERCLSDEEIERIPVRNQVTVFGYACDQTPALMPLPIWLAHRLARRLTSVRLQKLLPYLSPDGKTQVGVEYRDRRPYRIHSITLIAGQSRPSTSGGPDLKRLEQDLREMVIHPILQDEKITTDDRTRIFVNPDGPFIVGGPSVHSGLTGRKNAIDTYGEYSRHSGAALSGKDPMRIDRVGAYIARYAAKNVVAAGLARECEVQLSYSIGLSRPVSVQVETFGTGTLPDARIAQLLESHVDFRIAGIMKQFNLRYLPSLIKGGFYKRLAVYGHVGRMDIGLPWEVTDKIGALKD, from the coding sequence ATGAAGGCTGACTTTATGTTTACCTCCGAATCGGTAACAGAGGGGCACCCTGACAAACTGTGCGATCAGATCAGCGATGCGGTCGTCGATCATATCCTGCAGCGCGACCCATGTTCGCGGGTCATCGCCGAATGCGCGGTCTCAACCGCCATCGTGTTTATTGCGGCCAGGTTTTCCACCAATGCCTCCATCGACTTCGCCAACATCGCCAGGCAGGTGATCAATCAGGTCGGGTATGTGGAACACTCCTTTACGGCCAAGACCTGCAGTATCCTGACAAGTCTCAAAGAGTTGCCTGTTGAGGAGTCCGACGTTTTCGATGAACGGTGTCTGTCCGACGAAGAGATAGAACGGATCCCGGTGAGAAATCAGGTGACAGTATTCGGGTATGCATGCGATCAGACCCCTGCCCTCATGCCGCTTCCCATCTGGCTGGCCCATCGGCTTGCCAGGAGGCTGACCTCCGTAAGGCTCCAAAAGCTCCTTCCCTACCTGTCTCCTGACGGCAAGACGCAGGTCGGCGTCGAGTACAGAGATCGGAGGCCCTACAGGATTCATAGCATCACGCTCATTGCCGGCCAGAGCAGACCCTCAACATCCGGCGGTCCCGATCTGAAAAGACTGGAACAGGATCTCAGAGAGATGGTTATTCATCCGATCCTCCAGGACGAGAAGATTACAACGGATGACAGGACCAGAATATTTGTCAATCCGGATGGTCCATTTATTGTCGGTGGGCCCTCTGTCCATTCCGGACTGACAGGCAGAAAGAATGCCATCGACACCTATGGGGAGTATTCACGACACAGTGGGGCGGCTCTCAGCGGAAAGGATCCCATGCGGATCGACCGCGTCGGCGCCTACATCGCCCGCTATGCGGCCAAGAACGTGGTGGCTGCAGGGCTGGCGCGGGAATGCGAAGTCCAATTGAGCTACTCTATCGGCCTGTCACGACCTGTCAGCGTGCAGGTCGAAACATTCGGCACAGGCACGCTGCCGGATGCCCGGATCGCCCAGCTCCTCGAGAGCCATGTCGATTTTCGGATCGCGGGGATCATGAAGCAGTTCAACCTGCGTTATCTGCCCTCCCTGATTAAAGGCGGGTTTTATAAGAGGCTGGCTGTCTACGGACATGTGGGGCGGATGGACATCGGGCTTCCCTGGGAGGTCACCGACAAGATCGGTGCCCTGAAGGACTGA
- a CDS encoding Ribbon-helix-helix protein, copG family → MRTIQMTLDDDLVKSVDRIAKELKTTRSAFARKALRDAIHQMQVRRLEERHRKGYQSKPVKKGEFDVWEAAQAWGDE, encoded by the coding sequence ATGCGCACCATACAGATGACACTGGACGACGATCTGGTCAAGTCAGTGGATCGAATTGCAAAGGAGCTCAAGACCACACGGTCGGCTTTTGCTCGCAAGGCGTTACGGGACGCCATTCATCAGATGCAAGTCCGTCGTCTTGAGGAACGACACAGAAAAGGGTACCAGTCGAAGCCTGTAAAAAAAGGGGAATTCGACGTATGGGAAGCGGCACAGGCCTGGGGTGATGAATGA
- the mazF3 gene encoding mRNA interferase MazF3 yields the protein MKRGEIRWYRFKAPDKKRPVLILTRDSMLEYLGEVTVAPLTSTIRDIPSEVLLTKPDGMPTECAINCDHIQTVSKGNIGSVITILSPEKLQAVRAAVMFALNL from the coding sequence ATGAAGCGGGGTGAGATCCGGTGGTACAGGTTCAAGGCCCCGGACAAGAAACGTCCCGTGCTGATCCTGACTCGTGACTCCATGCTTGAGTACCTCGGGGAAGTTACCGTTGCGCCTCTGACATCCACGATCAGGGACATCCCCAGCGAAGTGTTGTTGACGAAACCGGATGGTATGCCCACGGAGTGTGCGATTAATTGCGATCATATTCAAACCGTCTCCAAGGGAAACATCGGCTCAGTGATTACGATATTATCACCGGAGAAATTGCAAGCCGTTCGAGCGGCTGTCATGTTCGCGCTCAATCTGTAG
- the mazF9_2 gene encoding mRNA interferase MazF9, which yields MRRRWALLEADLGHPHGHEQGFLRPVLVISNEAFNQASGLLTVVPATSVKPDRRPHPFEVFLPAGAAGNPLDSILLPHQIRTIAAHRIRRLCGRLTDRQLRHEVADKVLRHLEFLDLLGLDEEP from the coding sequence ATGCGGCGACGATGGGCGTTGCTGGAGGCGGACTTGGGGCACCCACACGGTCACGAGCAGGGCTTCCTCCGACCGGTGCTGGTGATCAGCAATGAGGCGTTCAACCAGGCCTCTGGTCTGTTGACCGTTGTGCCTGCCACCTCGGTCAAGCCGGATCGCCGACCGCACCCGTTTGAGGTGTTCCTTCCGGCGGGAGCGGCTGGAAACCCGCTGGATTCGATTCTCCTGCCGCACCAGATCCGGACGATCGCCGCCCATCGCATCCGCCGCCTCTGTGGCCGCTTAACGGACCGCCAGCTACGTCACGAGGTGGCCGACAAGGTCCTGCGTCATTTGGAGTTTCTCGATCTCCTCGGACTGGACGAAGAACCCTAG
- a CDS encoding hypothetical protein (Staphylococcal nuclease homologue) → MARIGPTDVNAEQVRQGMAWVYRRYVRDKSLFTIEQEAREARRGLWVDPHPVPPWEYRHGGREIFKDVAAPTRSAREAQGVSPT, encoded by the coding sequence GTGGCCCGGATCGGCCCAACCGACGTGAATGCGGAGCAGGTGCGCCAGGGAATGGCGTGGGTCTACCGCCGATATGTTCGCGACAAGAGCCTGTTCACGATAGAGCAGGAGGCGAGAGAGGCCAGGCGCGGCCTGTGGGTCGATCCTCACCCGGTGCCGCCATGGGAGTACCGGCATGGCGGCCGCGAGATATTCAAGGATGTTGCTGCGCCGACTAGGTCAGCGCGGGAGGCTCAGGGCGTCAGTCCGACCTAG
- a CDS encoding Electron transfer oxidoreductase yields MAQPLVIIVGAGPAGSVLAGLLARHDVDTLLLDKAAFPRQKTCGDYLSPGTVRLLDQLGLLTLVCEAGAQRLWGMTVASPDGTTFRAKFPAIVEGQASPFALSISRATLDSVLLKWAQRSGVRCVEGFRVTDLIWENGQVRGVAGIGSKGRETYRGRIVVGADGRDSVVARRLGLHRPHPTLHRTALVAHYEGAAKLIDYGLISVGVRSYCILNPIGKRLVNACIVADHGVVRGWKGHVEELFDVMLQEFPLAVRTLGDTQRSGPIRCLGPLAFHTGRSAKAGALLIGDAAGFYDPFTGEGVGHALSGSQLAAREITSALTEGDGYLAESRLMRFDRQQRAAFKSRKRLGVTLQTVIRHPLTANLVVRFLRGRQSFADLLLGVVGDLLPPSALTGILHPALLLKISGKDLKRP; encoded by the coding sequence ATGGCGCAGCCTTTGGTGATTATAGTGGGCGCCGGCCCGGCCGGCTCAGTCCTGGCCGGCCTCCTGGCCCGGCATGATGTTGACACGCTCCTGCTTGATAAGGCCGCGTTTCCTCGTCAGAAGACCTGCGGCGACTATCTCAGCCCGGGGACCGTCAGACTCCTCGATCAACTTGGCCTGCTCACTCTCGTGTGCGAGGCCGGGGCGCAACGGCTCTGGGGCATGACGGTTGCCTCTCCAGACGGCACGACCTTTCGGGCCAAGTTTCCCGCTATCGTCGAGGGTCAGGCCTCCCCCTTTGCGCTTTCCATCTCCAGGGCCACTCTTGACAGCGTGTTGCTGAAATGGGCTCAACGCTCCGGCGTACGGTGCGTCGAAGGATTTCGCGTGACTGATCTGATCTGGGAAAACGGGCAGGTGCGCGGTGTGGCGGGAATCGGATCGAAAGGTCGGGAGACGTATCGAGGGCGGATCGTCGTGGGCGCAGATGGACGAGACTCGGTGGTGGCCAGGCGGCTCGGACTGCACCGGCCTCATCCCACTCTGCATCGGACAGCCCTCGTCGCGCACTATGAGGGGGCTGCTAAACTTATTGATTACGGGCTGATCTCGGTCGGCGTTCGATCGTATTGTATTCTGAATCCGATCGGTAAACGGCTGGTGAATGCCTGCATCGTAGCAGATCATGGGGTCGTGCGTGGGTGGAAGGGACACGTTGAGGAGCTGTTTGATGTGATGCTTCAGGAGTTTCCCTTGGCCGTCAGGACCCTCGGTGACACGCAACGGTCGGGACCCATCCGTTGTCTTGGGCCTCTTGCGTTCCATACGGGCCGCAGCGCCAAGGCCGGCGCGCTGCTCATTGGGGATGCGGCGGGTTTTTACGATCCGTTTACCGGCGAAGGGGTAGGGCACGCGCTCAGCGGCTCCCAGCTCGCGGCGCGCGAGATCACCTCAGCCCTCACTGAGGGTGATGGTTACCTCGCAGAATCGCGCCTGATGCGGTTCGATCGGCAGCAGCGCGCTGCCTTCAAGAGCCGGAAGCGCCTGGGCGTGACACTGCAGACCGTCATCCGTCATCCTCTGACTGCTAATCTCGTCGTGCGGTTCCTCCGCGGACGTCAATCCTTTGCGGACCTGCTGCTCGGTGTCGTCGGCGATTTACTCCCTCCCTCCGCCTTAACAGGAATCCTTCATCCGGCATTGCTGTTGAAAATATCCGGCAAGGATCTCAAGAGACCGTGA
- a CDS encoding Phosphate-selective porin O and P — translation MCKYLRRPAPGGQAPHVNIDTQSALPLTVLTRNDEVRVHHLYHTRRQSMGRFLRKIFAVATTLTIVLAFGPLAPAAVAAQTKEDKAVLDELLDILKDKGHITEDKYQELKTRAKKEGAERLLAGLKDWTPYLKSADGQHKVELHGRLNFDVRSYEGDAKKLDSNRSNVSPTRSDLVTNLLVRRARIGIDATFFKYLDFKVEGDFSEGSSFSLTDGYGELNYWPEFRVRGGQFKVPFSFEELTSSRFIDFVERSVVNNLVPARDVGAMVHGSLLGGSLDYSAGIFNGTGANASDKNDSKDYAGRLLVRPFKGLDVPLLQKLHIAGHMTYGDQDKADSLRGRTDARFEFFPRVPTQGDRVRYGFEVVHAYGPFGLYGEYVKTREERNGLGTGGTDLDDVEGRGWYVASTWLLTGEEKVHGKAPKVKNNFDPRTGRWGALELAARFAQLDFISDDPLASPGENGVDALTVGFNWYLSPNVRLMFNYVNNWYDNKKMTAVKGDETSWEILSRLAVWF, via the coding sequence ATGTGCAAGTATTTGCGACGCCCTGCACCAGGAGGACAGGCGCCACATGTCAACATCGACACTCAGTCGGCATTACCACTCACGGTCTTAACCCGCAACGACGAAGTCCGCGTTCACCATCTCTATCACACAAGGAGACAAAGTATGGGACGATTCCTACGCAAGATCTTTGCTGTCGCGACAACGCTTACGATTGTGCTGGCGTTCGGTCCGCTCGCTCCAGCGGCTGTGGCGGCCCAAACAAAGGAGGATAAGGCGGTCCTGGACGAGTTGCTGGACATCTTGAAGGACAAGGGTCACATTACCGAAGACAAGTATCAAGAGCTCAAGACGCGAGCCAAGAAGGAAGGGGCCGAGAGGTTGCTGGCCGGGTTAAAGGACTGGACTCCCTATCTCAAGTCCGCAGACGGCCAGCACAAGGTCGAATTGCACGGGCGACTCAATTTCGACGTACGCTCCTATGAGGGGGATGCCAAGAAACTGGACAGCAACCGCAGCAACGTCTCCCCCACCCGCAGCGATCTCGTGACGAATCTCCTGGTCCGCAGAGCTCGCATCGGGATCGATGCAACCTTCTTCAAGTACTTGGACTTTAAAGTCGAGGGAGATTTCAGCGAGGGCAGCTCATTCAGCCTGACTGATGGCTACGGCGAATTGAACTACTGGCCGGAATTCAGAGTCAGAGGCGGCCAGTTCAAGGTTCCTTTCAGTTTTGAGGAGCTGACCTCTTCCCGGTTCATCGACTTCGTGGAACGGTCGGTCGTCAACAACCTGGTCCCGGCCCGCGATGTCGGCGCTATGGTCCACGGATCTCTTCTTGGAGGTTCGCTCGACTATTCGGCCGGGATCTTCAACGGTACCGGAGCGAACGCTTCCGACAAGAACGACTCCAAAGACTACGCCGGTCGTCTGTTGGTCCGCCCATTCAAGGGGCTCGACGTCCCGCTACTCCAAAAGCTCCATATCGCCGGCCACATGACCTACGGCGACCAGGATAAGGCAGACAGCCTTCGCGGGCGTACCGATGCCCGATTCGAGTTCTTCCCACGCGTCCCAACGCAAGGAGATCGCGTCCGCTACGGCTTCGAGGTGGTCCACGCCTACGGCCCATTTGGGCTATACGGCGAATATGTGAAGACCAGAGAGGAGCGCAATGGGCTCGGAACTGGAGGGACTGATCTTGACGATGTCGAGGGCCGTGGCTGGTACGTCGCCTCGACCTGGCTCCTAACGGGTGAGGAAAAGGTCCACGGGAAGGCGCCCAAAGTTAAAAATAATTTCGATCCCAGAACTGGTCGCTGGGGAGCACTGGAACTCGCAGCCCGATTTGCTCAGCTCGACTTTATTTCCGACGACCCTCTGGCCAGCCCTGGCGAGAACGGCGTCGATGCGCTGACCGTCGGCTTCAACTGGTACCTCAGCCCGAACGTCCGTTTGATGTTCAACTATGTCAACAACTGGTACGACAACAAGAAGATGACCGCTGTCAAGGGCGACGAGACGTCGTGGGAGATCCTCTCGCGGCTGGCCGTCTGGTTCTGA
- a CDS encoding phosphate-binding protein, which yields MISKRPRVGRLALSILLALIVGTISLWSAPGVAEVLKVDSALPAYKTASGVSGNLSSIGSDTMNNLMTLWGEQFGKFYPNVKLQIEGKGSSTAPPALISGTAQLGPMSRPMKGTEVDAFEKKFGYKPTGLRSSVDALAVFVNKDNPIQCLTMEQVDAIFSKSRRHGYKEDITTWGQVGLKGDWANRPISLFGRNSASGTYGFFKEHALKNGDYKNEVKEQPGSASVVQGLTVDRYAIGYSGIGYATAGVRAVPIAEKSGMPCTEATAENAYAGTYPLSRFLYVYINKAPGKAMDPLMREFVKFMFTSQGQEVVIKDGYFPVPNSIAKEELSKLL from the coding sequence ATGATAAGTAAGAGACCACGAGTGGGCAGGTTGGCGTTATCGATACTTCTCGCGCTGATTGTCGGCACGATCTCGCTATGGTCGGCGCCCGGCGTCGCCGAAGTTCTCAAGGTGGACTCGGCGCTGCCGGCATACAAGACAGCAAGCGGCGTGTCCGGAAACCTCTCGAGCATCGGGTCGGACACGATGAACAACCTGATGACCCTCTGGGGTGAGCAGTTTGGCAAGTTCTACCCGAACGTCAAGCTCCAGATCGAGGGGAAAGGCTCATCCACGGCGCCTCCGGCGTTGATTTCCGGGACCGCTCAACTCGGCCCGATGTCCCGTCCGATGAAGGGAACCGAGGTCGACGCCTTCGAAAAGAAGTTCGGGTATAAGCCGACCGGCCTCCGCAGTTCCGTGGACGCGTTGGCCGTATTTGTGAACAAGGATAACCCGATCCAGTGCCTGACGATGGAACAGGTCGATGCGATCTTCTCCAAGTCCAGGCGACACGGCTACAAGGAAGATATTACAACCTGGGGGCAGGTCGGCCTTAAGGGCGACTGGGCAAATCGGCCGATCAGTCTGTTCGGTCGAAACTCGGCCTCGGGGACGTATGGCTTCTTTAAGGAACATGCGTTGAAAAACGGCGACTACAAGAATGAGGTCAAAGAGCAGCCGGGGTCGGCCTCTGTGGTGCAGGGGCTCACCGTCGATCGTTACGCCATCGGCTACAGCGGAATCGGCTATGCGACAGCCGGCGTTCGGGCGGTCCCAATCGCCGAGAAATCCGGAATGCCCTGTACGGAGGCCACTGCCGAGAACGCGTACGCCGGCACATATCCCCTGTCCCGCTTCCTTTATGTCTATATCAACAAGGCGCCGGGGAAGGCCATGGATCCGCTGATGAGGGAGTTCGTCAAGTTCATGTTTACCAGTCAAGGCCAGGAGGTCGTGATCAAAGACGGCTACTTCCCTGTCCCGAACTCTATTGCGAAGGAAGAGCTGAGTAAGCTTCTCTAG
- a CDS encoding phosphate starvation-inducible protein PhoH: MKENTNVAITGGSHQATRLLSTTGERLTRRLRLDRLAGRLVTLGGVTIIFSILAIFIVIAAEVYPLLKKPTATFVGTVPAGTDAAVLAVGVDEYREIAYLITASDIQLTSLKDGAAPPPIVPKGLNEARIVGTSALGRGLFALGLSDGRVIPAEMRFSVSFPDGQRRVDAEFIEGDPMTPDPGKRPVARIAHVAAPNGPITAAVVGPTDVVLLTVTATKALIGPSTREESRRRLSLPIEGEITGVALDGRGENLFIGVSSGQVLRVSALDSTEPNIAETVAVGSRPGIGVTTMGFLIGDRTLVIGDTSGGVSSWQLLRTDGGEQRLTKIYDFQPHAGPVVAFAPSSRDKGFITVDASGIPLLRYGTTGQTLLAVGAKRENGFAGAAFAPKADGLITIDATGRLSHWTLDNPHPESTVKSLFGKLWYEGYAAPEHVWQSTGGTDDFEAKFSLTPLIFGTVKGTLYALFFAIPVALLGALYASQFMHPTLKGVMKPVVEIMAALPSVVLGFLAGLWLAPMVEKVVPGLFLMPIITALLILMTVFCWRFVPIGIRRRIRAGTEIFLLIPVVILGGWISFQLGGVFERLLLSGDYRGWLLQVLGLTYDQRNSLVVGIAMGFAVIPIIFTIAEDSLSNVPPHLVAGSLALGATRWQTALRVVLPTASPGIFSAIMIGFGRAVGETMIVLMATGNTPVMDWSIFSGFRALSANIAVELPEAPEGGTLFRILFLAALLLFVMTFILNTIAELVRLKLRRRYRYL, encoded by the coding sequence ATGAAGGAGAACACCAACGTCGCGATAACAGGCGGGTCGCATCAGGCGACCCGCCTGTTATCGACGACCGGCGAGCGACTCACGCGGCGCCTCCGGCTCGATCGACTCGCCGGTCGCCTTGTCACTCTGGGCGGAGTGACGATTATCTTCTCGATTCTCGCGATATTTATCGTCATCGCCGCCGAGGTCTACCCTCTCCTGAAAAAGCCGACCGCCACGTTCGTCGGCACTGTTCCTGCCGGAACCGACGCCGCCGTTCTTGCCGTAGGGGTGGACGAGTATCGCGAAATCGCATACCTGATTACCGCCAGCGACATTCAGCTCACTTCGCTAAAAGACGGCGCGGCACCGCCACCGATCGTTCCAAAGGGGCTGAACGAGGCCCGCATCGTGGGAACCTCGGCGTTGGGACGCGGGCTTTTCGCCCTGGGGCTGTCGGACGGACGAGTCATCCCTGCCGAGATGAGGTTCTCCGTCTCGTTTCCCGATGGACAACGTCGGGTAGACGCCGAATTTATTGAGGGAGACCCGATGACGCCCGATCCCGGCAAACGCCCCGTGGCGCGGATCGCGCATGTGGCAGCGCCCAACGGGCCGATCACCGCTGCTGTTGTCGGCCCCACAGATGTGGTGCTCTTGACGGTTACCGCGACAAAAGCCCTGATCGGGCCGTCGACGAGGGAGGAGTCGCGGCGGCGTCTCTCCCTGCCCATCGAAGGGGAGATAACCGGAGTTGCCCTTGACGGTCGCGGCGAGAATCTGTTTATCGGCGTCTCGTCCGGCCAGGTTCTCAGAGTCAGTGCGCTGGATTCGACCGAGCCGAATATCGCCGAGACGGTCGCAGTCGGCAGCCGACCGGGAATCGGCGTCACCACCATGGGGTTTCTCATCGGCGACCGCACCCTGGTTATAGGTGATACTTCGGGCGGCGTCAGCTCCTGGCAGCTTCTCCGGACTGATGGAGGCGAGCAACGCCTCACCAAAATCTACGACTTTCAGCCGCACGCCGGGCCGGTTGTCGCGTTCGCCCCGTCCAGCCGGGATAAGGGGTTCATCACGGTTGATGCCTCCGGCATCCCGTTGCTCCGTTATGGGACGACCGGACAGACCTTGCTGGCCGTCGGCGCCAAGAGAGAAAACGGATTTGCGGGAGCTGCCTTCGCCCCCAAGGCGGACGGCCTCATCACGATAGATGCGACAGGGCGTCTCTCGCACTGGACTCTGGACAATCCCCACCCCGAGAGCACTGTCAAGAGTCTCTTTGGAAAACTCTGGTACGAGGGGTATGCTGCGCCGGAACATGTATGGCAATCCACCGGCGGGACCGACGACTTTGAGGCCAAGTTCAGCCTGACCCCGCTTATCTTCGGAACCGTCAAGGGAACCCTCTACGCTTTATTCTTCGCCATCCCAGTGGCGCTTCTCGGCGCTCTGTACGCATCCCAGTTCATGCATCCCACACTGAAGGGCGTCATGAAACCGGTTGTAGAGATCATGGCTGCGCTCCCGAGTGTCGTTCTCGGTTTCCTGGCCGGCCTCTGGCTCGCACCCATGGTCGAGAAGGTTGTCCCGGGTCTCTTTCTTATGCCGATTATCACCGCGCTCCTGATTCTGATGACGGTCTTTTGCTGGCGATTTGTCCCCATCGGGATCCGCCGGAGAATCAGGGCCGGCACCGAGATCTTCCTGCTGATCCCGGTCGTCATCCTGGGCGGGTGGATATCCTTCCAGCTTGGCGGTGTATTCGAGCGTCTATTGTTGTCCGGCGATTATCGAGGCTGGCTACTCCAGGTCCTTGGGCTCACCTACGATCAGCGCAACTCCCTGGTGGTGGGCATCGCTATGGGCTTTGCCGTCATCCCGATCATCTTTACCATCGCCGAGGATTCCCTCTCCAATGTTCCGCCGCACCTGGTGGCCGGTTCCCTCGCCCTGGGCGCGACCCGTTGGCAAACCGCGCTCAGGGTTGTCCTTCCAACCGCAAGTCCTGGAATCTTTTCGGCGATCATGATCGGCTTCGGCAGGGCCGTCGGCGAAACCATGATCGTGCTGATGGCGACAGGCAATACCCCCGTCATGGACTGGAGCATCTTCAGCGGATTCCGGGCACTCTCGGCAAATATCGCCGTGGAACTCCCCGAAGCCCCGGAAGGAGGTACGCTATTCCGGATCCTGTTTCTGGCTGCCCTCCTGCTGTTCGTCATGACATTCATCTTAAACACGATAGCTGAACTCGTTCGCCTGAAGCTACGGCGGAGATACCGATATTTATGA